Genomic window (Actinomycetota bacterium):
TCCGCGGCGAACCTGAAGAAGCGGGCGGGTGTGCGCGCGGTCGACGTCGCCAAGCGGCTCCTCGAGGAGGGCTTCCACGCGCCGACGGTGTACTTCCCGCTCACCATCGACGAGGCGCTCATGATCGAGCCCACCGAGACCGAGAGCCCGCAGACGCTGGAGGCGCTGGCCGCCGCCCTCGAACGCATCGCGGGGGAGAGCGCGTCCGACGTGCACGATGCGCCGCGTACCACACCGGTGAGCCGGGTCGACGAGGCCCGCGCCGCACGCAGCCTGATCCCCACGTGGGACGCGCGCGAACCCCGTCACTGACGACACGAGAGCGCGACTCCGCGCACCTCGCCGCTCACAGAATCGCCGGCGACGCGATTTTCTCCGAGTTTCTGCTCAGGCCCCCCCCACCTCCCGACCGATACAGAGAGTGTTGCGTCACGACGCGTACAGCGCCGCAAACTCTGACCGTCGTCGGGAAGGTCTCGGACTGCCATGCTCAGCAACGCACGTCGCCTCTTCGCACAACTCCGCTCGAGCCGGACCGGCGGCTTCCTCATCGGGGAGGCACCCACGACACAACGACGCCGCGCCTTGGTGGGCGCGGCCGTGTGTGTCCTCGCCACGGTTGCCATCGCCCAGCTGCTCGCGCCATCGGTGACCAGGTCGGCCACACAGACCTTCACCGTCACCGCCGACTCGTTCGTGAGCGAAGGCAATCCCGACGTCGCGCACGGTGATTTGCAGTACTTGAAGGTCGACGGCGGACCTCAGCGGGACACCACGTACCTTCGCGTCGACATCCCGGCCGCGCACCGCGTCCTGAAGAAGGCGACCCTGCACGTCTTCAGCATCCAGGACGATCCCTGGGGCGTGGCCGTTCGGTTCGTCAACGACGACAACTGGCGCGAGAGCGCGATCACCTTCGACAACGCGCCGGAGCACGTCGGACGCGTGCTCGGGCACGCGGGCCCCATCAGCGCCAACGAATGGGTCGACATCGACATCACCGACGAGCTGATGCACAACCCGGCCATCGCCAACGGCGGATCGCTCGAGCTCTCGCTGGCCACCTCGTTGTTCGCGTCCGTGGGCGCGCCGGACCCGGATCACACCCAGGAGGCGGCCGGCCGGTTCGCCAGCCGCGAGACCACCACGCCACCGGCGCTGGTGATCGAGACCGAGCCCGACCCCACCGTCGCGACGACGACGTCGTCGGAGCCGACCACCACCGTGCCCCGCGCCACCACCACTGCCCCTGCGGTCACGACCACCGCGCCCCGCGCCACCACCACCGTGCTGCCGCCCGGCGGGGGAGTCATGCACGTGGCGGCGGTGGGCGACATCCAGCCTCCGTCCAGCTCGGCGAACTCCTCGGGCACCGCGGCGCTGGCGGCCCGGGCCGACTTCATCCTGGGCCTGGGCGACTACCAGTACCAGGACGGCAGCATGAGCGACTACAACGCCTACTTCGACCGCTCCTGGGGCCCGCTGGTGCCCAAGATGTACCCCGTCCTCGCCCCCACCCACGACCAGAACTGGCAGGCGGGCGACACCTTGAACTACTGGAACGGGGGCGGGGCGAGCGGCGTGCACGCCCCGGTGCGACTGCAGCCGCTCACCCCCTACTCCTTCACCCGGGGGGGCTGGCACTTCGTGGCCCTGCCCGACGCCTGCTACCGGGTGAGCGGCTGTGACGGCAACGCGGTCACCACCTGGCTGGCGAACGACCTGAGCGCCAACCCCACCCCCTGCACGGTGGCCTACTTCCACCAGGCGTACTTCACCAGCGCGGCCGAGCACGACCCCTTCCAGGCGGTGGCGCCCTGGGTGAAGGTGCTGGTGGAC
Coding sequences:
- a CDS encoding DNRLRE domain-containing protein, translating into MLSNARRLFAQLRSSRTGGFLIGEAPTTQRRRALVGAAVCVLATVAIAQLLAPSVTRSATQTFTVTADSFVSEGNPDVAHGDLQYLKVDGGPQRDTTYLRVDIPAAHRVLKKATLHVFSIQDDPWGVAVRFVNDDNWRESAITFDNAPEHVGRVLGHAGPISANEWVDIDITDELMHNPAIANGGSLELSLATSLFASVGAPDPDHTQEAAGRFASRETTTPPALVIETEPDPTVATTTSSEPTTTVPRATTTAPAVTTTAPRATTTVLPPGGGVMHVAAVGDIQPPSSSANSSGTAALAARADFILGLGDYQYQDGSMSDYNAYFDRSWGPLVPKMYPVLAPTHDQNWQAGDTLNYWNGGGASGVHAPVRLQPLTPYSFTRGGWHFVALPDACYRVSGCDGNAVTTWLANDLSANPTPCTVAYFHQAYFTSAAEHDPFQAVAPWVKVLVD